The following coding sequences are from one Streptomyces angustmyceticus window:
- a CDS encoding ABC transporter ATP-binding protein — protein sequence MIRFDSVTKRYPDGTTAVDDLSFEVGEGELVTLVGPSGCGKTTTMMMVNRLIDPTHGQVWVDGADVAGVDPVALRRRIGYVIQQTGLFPHRTVLDNTATVPFLSGWKKARARERAAELLDLVGLDPAVHGSRYPDQLSGGQRQRVGVARALAADPPVLLMDEPFGAVDPVVRDRLQKEFLRLQAGLHKTVLLVTHDIEEAIRLGDRIAVYGAGRIEQYDTPASVLGAPATSYVAEFVGTDRALKQLSVTGIDRGDLEHPPLVRLGEPAADAGRRLRAEGARWAVVLDEDGALHGWAATEELAGVPGTVAGHARRMEAWVPVTGTLKAAFSEMLKHDAGWIAVLDGHRFLGVLTPTTLHEALRRTIGSDARGVPRERAEVDSVPTE from the coding sequence ATGATCCGGTTCGACTCCGTCACCAAGCGCTACCCCGACGGAACCACCGCCGTCGACGACCTCTCCTTCGAGGTCGGCGAGGGCGAGCTGGTGACGCTGGTCGGACCGTCCGGCTGCGGCAAGACGACGACCATGATGATGGTCAACCGGCTCATCGACCCCACCCACGGACAGGTCTGGGTCGACGGCGCGGACGTCGCCGGTGTCGATCCCGTCGCCCTGCGCCGCCGGATCGGTTACGTCATCCAGCAGACCGGCCTCTTCCCCCACCGCACCGTCCTCGACAACACCGCCACCGTGCCGTTCCTGAGCGGCTGGAAGAAGGCGCGGGCGCGCGAGCGGGCCGCCGAACTCCTGGACCTGGTCGGCCTGGACCCCGCGGTCCACGGCTCGCGCTACCCCGACCAGCTCTCCGGCGGACAGCGGCAGCGGGTCGGGGTGGCGCGGGCGCTCGCCGCCGATCCCCCGGTGCTGTTGATGGACGAGCCGTTCGGTGCGGTCGACCCGGTCGTCCGCGACCGGCTCCAGAAGGAGTTCCTGCGGCTGCAGGCCGGTCTGCACAAGACGGTGCTGCTGGTCACCCATGACATCGAGGAGGCCATCCGGCTCGGCGACCGGATCGCGGTCTACGGAGCGGGCCGGATCGAGCAGTACGACACCCCGGCGAGCGTCCTCGGCGCCCCCGCCACGTCCTATGTCGCCGAATTCGTCGGCACCGACCGCGCGTTGAAGCAGCTCTCGGTCACCGGTATCGACCGGGGCGACCTCGAACACCCTCCACTGGTCCGGCTCGGCGAACCCGCGGCGGACGCCGGGAGACGGCTGCGGGCCGAGGGCGCCCGCTGGGCCGTGGTGCTCGACGAGGACGGCGCGCTGCACGGCTGGGCGGCCACGGAGGAACTGGCCGGGGTGCCGGGCACGGTGGCCGGTCACGCCCGCCGGATGGAGGCATGGGTCCCGGTGACCGGCACGCTCAAGGCGGCCTTCAGCGAGATGCTCAAGCACGATGCCGGCTGGATCGCGGTCCTGGACGGCCACCGGTTCCTGGGCGTGCTCACCCCGACCACGCTCCATGAGGCCCTGCGCCGCACCATCGGCTCCGACGCACGGGGAGTGCCCCGCGAGCGGGCCGAGGTGGATTCCGTGCCGACGGAGTGA
- a CDS encoding response regulator transcription factor, which produces MRVLVAEAEDRVAEGVAAALRRAALTVDTAHDGSAALAALRQDAYDVLVLDEELPGPHADEICRHLAEEGLPTRVLLLTAPGTGHERAEDAEPGAGHHLARPFAHEDLLGRVLTLGRPGRPVRPQVIERAGVSVDTARRLALRDGRPLALSRTEFGLLEVLLRAQGAPVSGDELIEEVWEEHTSYRTNAVRVALGRLRAKLGDPPVIETVPGGGYRMGGGAAAEDGAGTGDGAGPGGEAAGVTPGAGAEGP; this is translated from the coding sequence ATGCGCGTACTGGTGGCGGAAGCCGAGGATCGGGTCGCGGAGGGAGTCGCCGCGGCGCTGCGCCGCGCGGCGCTCACGGTGGACACCGCCCACGACGGGAGCGCGGCGCTGGCCGCCCTCCGGCAGGACGCCTACGACGTCCTCGTCCTGGACGAGGAGCTGCCCGGCCCGCACGCCGACGAGATCTGCCGGCACCTGGCGGAAGAGGGCCTGCCGACGCGGGTGTTGCTGCTCACCGCACCCGGCACCGGCCACGAGCGGGCCGAGGACGCGGAGCCGGGCGCAGGTCACCACCTGGCCAGGCCGTTCGCGCACGAGGACCTGCTCGGCAGGGTGCTGACGCTGGGCCGGCCCGGCCGCCCCGTCCGGCCGCAGGTCATCGAGCGGGCGGGGGTCAGCGTCGACACCGCGCGCCGGCTGGCCCTGCGCGACGGCCGGCCGCTGGCGCTGTCCCGCACCGAATTCGGGCTGCTGGAGGTGCTGTTGCGCGCCCAGGGCGCGCCGGTCAGCGGCGACGAGCTGATCGAGGAGGTCTGGGAGGAGCACACCAGCTACCGCACCAACGCCGTACGCGTCGCGCTCGGCAGGCTGCGCGCCAAGCTCGGCGACCCGCCGGTGATCGAGACCGTCCCGGGCGGCGGCTACCGGATGGGTGGCGGGGCGGCGGCGGAGGACGGGGCCGGGACGGGGGACGGCGCGGGGCCCGGCGGCGAGGCCGCGGGCGTGACGCCGGGAGCGGGCGCCGAGGGCCCGTGA
- a CDS encoding NADP-dependent oxidoreductase: MRAVAVSAFGEKPQLMDLPQPEPGPGEVLVRLSAAGLNPIDWKIADGMFGDAVPAAFPLVLGSDGAGEVLAIGNGVRRFTVGDAVFGQFQRPERGGGSYCELAVADEGRLAHAARSVTYATSAGLPTAGMTAYNLVEETRVTEGTRVLLVGATGGVGTFVTQLAAGRGAEVIATARASKAELMRTLGAAETVDHTAGPLDDQVLAAHPDGVDVLIDMIGGPAEFAGLTRTVRDGGTAVSLIGSADADELTDNNLRGFNFVNRPSPQLLEILAGQVDAGRLTVLVGREVSLEEAPEALEASRTGRSQGKTVLAI, encoded by the coding sequence ATGAGAGCCGTAGCAGTCAGCGCATTCGGTGAAAAGCCGCAGCTCATGGATCTGCCACAGCCCGAACCAGGGCCCGGTGAGGTTCTGGTGCGGCTGTCCGCCGCCGGACTCAACCCCATCGACTGGAAGATCGCCGACGGCATGTTCGGCGACGCCGTGCCGGCGGCCTTCCCCCTCGTCCTGGGGTCGGACGGGGCGGGCGAGGTGCTCGCGATCGGGAACGGCGTGCGGCGGTTCACCGTCGGCGACGCGGTGTTCGGCCAGTTCCAGCGGCCGGAGCGGGGCGGCGGTTCGTACTGCGAGCTCGCCGTCGCCGACGAGGGCCGCCTCGCGCACGCCGCCCGCAGCGTCACCTACGCCACCTCCGCGGGGCTGCCGACGGCCGGCATGACCGCGTACAACCTGGTCGAGGAGACCCGGGTCACCGAGGGCACCCGGGTGCTGCTCGTCGGCGCGACCGGCGGCGTCGGCACCTTCGTCACCCAGCTCGCGGCCGGCCGCGGCGCCGAGGTGATCGCCACCGCGCGCGCGTCGAAGGCGGAGCTGATGCGGACGCTGGGCGCCGCGGAGACCGTCGACCACACCGCGGGCCCGCTCGACGACCAGGTCCTCGCGGCCCACCCGGACGGCGTCGACGTGCTGATCGACATGATCGGCGGCCCCGCCGAGTTCGCCGGGCTGACCCGGACCGTACGGGACGGGGGCACCGCCGTCTCGCTCATCGGCTCGGCCGACGCCGACGAGCTGACCGACAACAACCTGCGCGGCTTCAACTTCGTCAACCGCCCCTCCCCGCAGTTGCTGGAGATCCTCGCCGGCCAGGTCGACGCGGGCCGGCTGACGGTCCTCGTGGGACGCGAGGTCTCCCTCGAAGAGGCGCCGGAGGCCCTGGAGGCCAGCCGCACCGGCCGGTCGCAGGGCAAGACGGTCCTGGCGATCTGA
- a CDS encoding cation diffusion facilitator family transporter, giving the protein MTEHAHSHGHSHSHAHGVAPDADRRWLRSALILLTAYMAVEVVIGVVAQSLALISDAAHMLTDAVSIVLALVAMRLAARPARGEYTYGLKRAEILSAQANGITLLLLSVWLAYEAVQRLISPPAVTGGLVLVTALSGIVVNLICTWLLSRANRSSLNVEGAYQHILTDLFGFVATALAGLIVLTTGFERADAIASLVVVVLMLRAGTGLVRESGRIFMEAAPAGVDPDALGEHLVATDEVVEVHDLHIWQITSGQPALSAHILVAPGGDCHKVRRSLQELLSGEYGISHATLQVDHVGEQGAHHDVLTLGPRPAADPERQAGHCEDAHGPVHRSGPRRR; this is encoded by the coding sequence ATGACCGAGCACGCCCACAGCCACGGGCACAGTCACAGCCACGCCCACGGGGTCGCACCGGACGCCGACCGGCGCTGGCTGCGCAGCGCGCTCATCCTGCTCACCGCGTACATGGCGGTCGAGGTCGTCATCGGTGTCGTGGCCCAGTCCCTGGCGCTGATCTCGGACGCCGCCCACATGCTCACCGACGCGGTCTCGATCGTGCTGGCCCTGGTCGCGATGCGGCTGGCCGCGCGGCCCGCGCGCGGCGAGTACACCTACGGCCTCAAGCGCGCCGAGATCCTCTCCGCCCAGGCCAACGGCATCACCCTGCTGCTGCTGTCCGTCTGGCTGGCGTACGAGGCGGTCCAGCGGCTGATCTCGCCGCCCGCGGTCACCGGCGGGCTGGTGCTGGTCACCGCGCTGTCCGGGATCGTGGTGAACCTGATCTGCACCTGGCTGCTGTCCCGCGCCAACCGCTCCAGCCTCAACGTCGAGGGCGCCTACCAGCACATCCTCACCGACCTGTTCGGCTTCGTCGCCACCGCGCTCGCCGGTCTGATCGTGCTGACGACGGGCTTCGAGCGGGCGGACGCGATCGCCTCGCTGGTGGTCGTCGTGCTGATGCTGCGGGCCGGCACGGGGCTGGTGCGCGAGTCCGGACGGATCTTCATGGAGGCCGCACCGGCCGGCGTCGACCCGGACGCGCTGGGCGAGCACCTGGTCGCCACGGACGAGGTCGTCGAGGTGCACGACCTGCACATCTGGCAGATCACCTCCGGGCAGCCGGCGCTGTCCGCGCACATCCTGGTGGCGCCGGGCGGCGACTGCCACAAGGTCCGGCGCAGCCTGCAGGAGCTGCTGAGCGGCGAGTACGGCATCAGCCACGCCACCCTCCAGGTCGATCACGTCGGCGAGCAGGGCGCGCACCACGACGTGCTGACGCTGGGCCCGCGCCCCGCGGCCGACCCGGAACGGCAGGCCGGTCACTGCGAGGACGCCCACGGACCGGTGCACCGGTCGGGGCCGCGCCGGCGCTGA
- the cbiE gene encoding precorrin-6y C5,15-methyltransferase (decarboxylating) subunit CbiE — translation MSPAPPAPAAPEPVSVVGIGADGWDGLPAASRQALRTAEVLIGGPRQLALLPEECAGERVPWPSPLRPAVPGLLAAHAGRRICVLASGDPMFYGIGRTLTEVLSEQEQEQEQGQGQEPAAAGGPSRPRLRILPHPSSVSYACARLGWPLEDTEVVTLVGRPADNLARALYDGHRLLVLSAGAGTPAEVAALLRDRGFGPTRMRVLEQLGGPRERTAESTADGWDAPPSDPLNVIALDCRRAPGTPPLATVPGLPDAAYEHDGQLTKRHVRAATLAALAPAPGELLWDIGGGSGSIAVEWLRAHRTCRALSVERDAVRAERIGRNARALGVPALRVVHGSAPAALDGLPTPDAVFIGGGLTAPGLLAACWAALPAGGRIVANTVTLESEALLADWHRRYGGELVRLAVSHAVPVGGFTGWRQAMPVTQWSAVKPPAASPSPSALPQETEQP, via the coding sequence GTGAGCCCCGCACCCCCCGCCCCGGCCGCTCCTGAACCCGTGTCCGTCGTCGGCATCGGGGCCGACGGCTGGGACGGCCTGCCCGCCGCCTCCCGGCAGGCCCTGCGGACGGCCGAGGTGCTGATCGGCGGCCCCCGCCAGCTCGCGCTGCTGCCAGAGGAGTGCGCCGGTGAGCGCGTCCCGTGGCCCTCGCCCCTGCGCCCCGCCGTCCCCGGACTGCTCGCCGCGCACGCCGGGCGCCGGATATGCGTGCTGGCCAGCGGCGATCCGATGTTCTACGGCATCGGGCGGACGCTGACCGAGGTGCTGTCGGAGCAGGAGCAGGAGCAGGAGCAGGGGCAGGGGCAGGAGCCGGCCGCGGCGGGCGGCCCGTCGCGGCCGCGGCTGCGGATCCTCCCCCACCCGTCCTCCGTCTCCTACGCCTGCGCCCGCCTCGGCTGGCCCCTGGAGGACACCGAGGTCGTCACGCTCGTCGGACGGCCCGCCGACAACCTGGCCCGCGCCCTGTACGACGGCCACCGCCTGCTGGTGCTGTCCGCCGGCGCCGGCACCCCCGCCGAGGTCGCCGCCCTGCTGCGCGACCGCGGCTTCGGCCCGACCCGGATGCGGGTGCTGGAGCAGCTCGGCGGTCCCCGCGAACGGACCGCCGAGAGCACCGCCGACGGCTGGGACGCCCCGCCCTCCGACCCCCTCAACGTCATCGCCCTCGACTGCCGCCGCGCGCCCGGCACCCCGCCGCTGGCCACCGTCCCCGGCCTCCCCGACGCCGCCTACGAACACGACGGCCAGCTCACCAAGCGGCATGTCCGCGCCGCCACCCTCGCCGCGCTGGCGCCCGCCCCCGGCGAACTCCTGTGGGACATCGGCGGCGGCTCCGGCTCCATCGCCGTCGAATGGCTGCGCGCGCACCGCACCTGCCGCGCTCTCAGTGTCGAGCGCGACGCCGTACGGGCCGAGCGGATCGGCCGCAACGCCCGCGCGCTCGGCGTCCCCGCGCTGCGCGTCGTCCACGGGTCGGCGCCCGCCGCCCTGGACGGACTGCCGACCCCGGACGCGGTGTTCATCGGCGGCGGGCTGACCGCCCCCGGCCTGCTGGCCGCGTGCTGGGCGGCGCTGCCCGCGGGCGGCCGGATCGTCGCGAACACCGTGACGCTGGAGTCCGAGGCGCTGCTCGCCGACTGGCACCGGCGCTACGGCGGCGAACTGGTCCGGCTCGCCGTCTCGCACGCGGTGCCGGTCGGCGGCTTCACCGGCTGGCGGCAGGCGATGCCGGTCACCCAGTGGTCGGCCGTGAAGCCGCCCGCCGCCTCCCCGTCCCCGTCCGCCCTGCCCCAGGAGACCGAGCAACCATGA
- the cobM gene encoding precorrin-4 C(11)-methyltransferase, which yields MTVHFIGAGPGAADLITVRGARTLASCGVCLYAGSLVPRELLAECPPGARLVDTAQLDLDTITAEMVRAHEEGHDVARLHSGDPSVFSAVAEQMRRLDAAGVPYEVVPGVPAFAAAAAALKRELTVPTVGQTVILTRVAQRATPMPEGEDLATLGRSGALLVLHLAAMYVDRVVGELLPHYGADCPAAVVALASRPDELVLRGTLADIAGQVKAAGVVRTAVIMVGRTLGAEQFRDSHLYSADRERPHGGCGAGGGGAQDSVPAPADTP from the coding sequence ATGACCGTCCACTTCATCGGCGCGGGTCCCGGCGCCGCCGACCTGATCACCGTGCGCGGCGCCCGCACGCTCGCCTCCTGCGGGGTCTGCCTCTACGCCGGCAGCCTGGTGCCGCGCGAGCTGCTCGCCGAGTGCCCGCCCGGCGCCCGGCTCGTCGACACCGCGCAGCTGGACCTCGACACGATCACCGCCGAGATGGTCCGCGCCCACGAGGAGGGCCACGACGTCGCCCGGCTGCACTCCGGCGACCCGTCCGTCTTCAGCGCGGTCGCCGAGCAGATGCGCCGGCTGGACGCGGCCGGGGTGCCCTACGAGGTCGTGCCCGGCGTCCCCGCCTTCGCCGCCGCGGCCGCCGCCCTCAAGCGCGAACTGACCGTCCCCACCGTCGGCCAGACCGTCATCCTCACCCGCGTCGCCCAGCGCGCCACCCCCATGCCCGAGGGCGAGGACCTCGCCACCCTCGGCCGCAGCGGCGCGCTGCTGGTCCTCCACCTGGCGGCGATGTACGTCGACCGGGTCGTCGGCGAACTCCTGCCGCACTACGGCGCCGACTGCCCGGCCGCCGTCGTCGCCCTGGCCTCCCGCCCCGACGAACTGGTCCTGCGCGGCACCCTCGCCGACATCGCCGGCCAGGTGAAGGCCGCGGGCGTGGTCCGCACCGCCGTCATCATGGTCGGCCGCACCCTGGGCGCCGAGCAGTTCCGCGACAGCCACCTCTACTCGGCCGACCGCGAGCGGCCGCACGGCGGGTGCGGTGCGGGAGGAGGCGGTGCACAGGATTCCGTGCCCGCTCCCGCCGACACGCCCTGA
- a CDS encoding bacteriocin yields MRNDFTPATEISDSELENISGGLAGGGAGAGADIAGHGTSVNVGGFVGAGASISPEGVSAQVSGSALASVHANGL; encoded by the coding sequence ATGCGCAACGACTTCACCCCTGCCACGGAGATCTCCGACAGCGAGCTGGAGAACATCTCCGGTGGTCTCGCCGGCGGCGGCGCCGGCGCCGGCGCCGACATCGCCGGGCACGGCACCTCCGTGAACGTCGGCGGCTTCGTCGGCGCCGGCGCGTCGATCTCCCCCGAAGGCGTCTCCGCGCAGGTCTCCGGCTCCGCCCTGGCCTCGGTGCACGCCAACGGCCTCTGA
- a CDS encoding cobalt-precorrin-5B (C(1))-methyltransferase has protein sequence MAEAQPQGTGRQGTGKAAGGRSAQLAHTGLRPGWTTGACATAASTAAYTALLGGEFPDPVTITLPKGQTPSFALAVEELAPGRTAAMAGVVKDAGDDPDVTHGALVRATVRPLPAGSGVVFRAGPGVGTVTRPGLPLDVGEPAVNPVPRQMMREHLARVAERYGGAEAAADIEVEISVDHGEEIARSTWNPRLGILGGLSILGTTGIVVPYSCSAWIDSIRRGVDVARAAGRRHVAGCTGSTSEKVAVALHHLPEDALLDMGDFAGAVLKYIRRHPVERLTICGGFAKLSKLAAGHLDLHSARSQVDKGFLAELARRGGADEALARAVAEANTGLAALQLCAAADVPLGDLVAATARDESLAVLRGAPVAVDVICIDRAGMVVGRAEPRGPGDARQPGPLR, from the coding sequence GTGGCTGAGGCGCAACCGCAGGGTACGGGGCGGCAGGGGACGGGCAAGGCCGCGGGCGGGCGCAGCGCGCAGCTCGCGCACACCGGGCTGCGGCCCGGCTGGACGACCGGGGCCTGTGCGACGGCGGCGAGCACGGCCGCGTACACGGCGCTGCTGGGCGGGGAGTTCCCGGATCCGGTGACGATCACCCTGCCGAAGGGGCAGACGCCGTCCTTCGCGCTGGCGGTGGAGGAGCTCGCGCCGGGGCGCACGGCCGCCATGGCGGGCGTGGTGAAGGACGCGGGCGACGATCCGGACGTGACCCACGGGGCGCTGGTCCGGGCCACCGTGCGGCCGCTGCCGGCCGGGTCGGGGGTCGTGTTCCGGGCGGGGCCGGGGGTCGGGACCGTGACCCGGCCCGGACTGCCGCTGGACGTGGGGGAACCGGCGGTCAACCCCGTGCCGCGGCAGATGATGCGCGAGCACCTGGCGCGGGTCGCGGAGCGGTACGGCGGCGCGGAGGCGGCGGCCGACATCGAGGTGGAGATCTCCGTCGATCACGGGGAGGAGATCGCCCGCAGCACCTGGAACCCGCGGCTGGGGATCCTGGGCGGGCTGTCGATCCTGGGGACCACCGGGATCGTGGTGCCCTACTCCTGCTCGGCCTGGATCGACTCCATCCGGCGCGGCGTGGACGTGGCGCGGGCGGCGGGGCGGCGGCATGTCGCCGGGTGCACGGGGTCGACGTCGGAGAAGGTCGCCGTCGCCCTGCACCACCTGCCCGAGGACGCGCTGCTGGACATGGGGGACTTCGCGGGGGCGGTGCTGAAGTACATCCGGCGCCATCCCGTGGAGCGGCTGACCATCTGCGGCGGGTTCGCCAAGCTGTCCAAGCTGGCGGCCGGGCATCTGGACCTGCACTCCGCGCGGTCCCAGGTCGACAAGGGGTTCCTGGCGGAGCTGGCCCGGCGGGGCGGGGCCGACGAGGCGCTGGCGCGGGCGGTGGCCGAGGCCAACACGGGCCTGGCGGCGCTGCAGTTGTGCGCCGCGGCGGACGTCCCGCTGGGGGATCTGGTGGCGGCGACGGCGCGGGACGAGTCGCTGGCCGTGCTGCGGGGGGCGCCCGTCGCGGTCGACGTCATCTGCATCGACCGGGCGGGCATGGTGGTGGGGCGGGCGGAGCCGCGGGGACCGGGGGACGCCCGTCAGCCAGGCCCGCTCCGCTGA